A segment of the Agrobacterium tumefaciens genome:
CAACAGGTAAATCGTCAGAAAATCAGGTGCCGACGCCGATTTCGGCCAGGCGCGTAAGGCAGGCTTCCTCGACATTGTCGAGCTCCGCCAAGGTTTCCTCGATGTCCTTGCGCTTCTGGCGAAGGTCGGCACGCTTTTCGTCGACCTTCTTCATCAGAAGCTCAAGCTGACCCGATTCGCCCGGCGGCTCCTTGTAGACATGAATGATCTCACGGATTTCGGCGATCGTGAAACCGATACGGCGACCACGCAGGATTTCCTGAATGAGATGGCGATCTGCCGACCGGAACAGCCGGGTCCGACCACGGCGCTCAGGATGAATGAGCCCCTCGTCCTCGTAAAATCTCAAGGTGCGAGTGGAAACGCCGAATTCGCGTGTCAGTTCGGTTATGCTATAATACTTGTTCACGGGCCTATCCGATTCATAACCCGAGAATTATTATTTGACCTTAACGTAAAAGTCAATTTTTTGCTTGCCCGGCACCCTACCCCGAAATGCCATACCACCATGTCGCGATGCCAAGGAAGGCAAAGAAGCCGACGATATCGGTAATCGCCGTCACGAACACGGCAGATGATACCGCGGGATCGGCCCCGAACTTGTCGAGAACAAGCGGAATGAGAATGCCCGCCAGCGCCGCCGCCAGCATGTTGAGACACATGGCCGTGGCAATGATGCCGCCGATGTGGATATCCTGAAACCATATTCCCGCCACCACGCCAATCGCAGTACCGAACAACATGCCGTTCAGGATGCCGACGCCCGCCTCACGGCGGATGATGCGCGCCGCATTGTGGATGTCG
Coding sequences within it:
- a CDS encoding MerR family DNA-binding transcriptional regulator, which codes for MNKYYSITELTREFGVSTRTLRFYEDEGLIHPERRGRTRLFRSADRHLIQEILRGRRIGFTIAEIREIIHVYKEPPGESGQLELLMKKVDEKRADLRQKRKDIEETLAELDNVEEACLTRLAEIGVGT